A genome region from Corallococcus exiguus includes the following:
- the sctQ gene encoding type III secretion system cytoplasmic ring protein SctQ, whose product MSLEPDDEPGVFERTMLVDTRKLGPPPPKSAQAPAPAPAPVSPWRKFAFTNLEKVSRTQGQLAERMRWLTPNAGTLETVCARLKALFDVDVRLSVESAQARPMTELRRFLGDPSFLAVLAPGALKGRVILEIELSLAHSAVDLLLGGAGETVGLRPLTDIEEGVMGYVVLEALKELVPGLQPGVPRPRLDGVARGVDEVSARLGEDGPMLAVHLNAVLGSHRGIVRLVVPSAVLEAAEPAVESAQRRDHRRQDMKANGRRLSALRDWLRAEIGVAELSAQDLASLRVKDVLLLDMLSARPDRGEPGTAQLRLGLGRTGHFLADVSVEHGRYRARITDIIPGEPGNPQGGESGGGSEDNEDFTNPELGVPPELEGAALDDKDGSDLLSDLPLQVAVELARVPITAEQVVGLRTGQVIDLRRGAGEPVDLSVNGKVVARGELVELEGQLGVRIIHLS is encoded by the coding sequence ATGAGCCTGGAGCCGGACGACGAGCCCGGAGTCTTTGAGCGCACCATGTTGGTCGACACCCGGAAGCTGGGACCCCCGCCCCCGAAGTCCGCGCAAGCCCCGGCCCCCGCGCCGGCCCCGGTGTCACCGTGGCGGAAGTTCGCGTTCACGAACCTGGAGAAGGTGTCGCGCACGCAGGGCCAGCTGGCGGAGCGGATGCGTTGGCTGACGCCCAACGCGGGCACGCTGGAGACGGTCTGCGCGCGCCTCAAGGCCCTCTTCGACGTGGACGTGCGCCTGTCGGTGGAGTCCGCCCAGGCGCGCCCCATGACGGAGCTGCGCCGCTTCCTGGGGGACCCGTCCTTCCTGGCGGTGCTGGCCCCCGGCGCGCTCAAGGGCCGGGTCATCCTCGAAATCGAGCTGTCGCTGGCGCACTCGGCGGTGGACCTGCTCTTGGGCGGCGCCGGTGAGACGGTGGGCCTGCGCCCCCTGACGGACATCGAGGAGGGCGTGATGGGCTACGTCGTCCTGGAGGCCCTGAAGGAGCTGGTGCCCGGGCTGCAGCCGGGCGTTCCCCGGCCCCGGCTGGACGGCGTGGCGCGCGGCGTGGATGAAGTCTCCGCCCGCCTGGGCGAGGACGGCCCGATGCTGGCGGTGCACCTGAACGCGGTGCTGGGCTCGCACCGCGGCATCGTGCGGCTGGTGGTGCCGTCGGCGGTGCTGGAAGCGGCGGAACCCGCGGTGGAGAGCGCCCAGCGGCGCGACCACCGCCGTCAGGACATGAAGGCGAACGGCCGGCGCCTGTCCGCGCTGCGCGACTGGCTGCGCGCGGAGATTGGCGTGGCGGAGCTGTCCGCCCAGGACCTGGCGTCCCTGCGCGTCAAGGACGTGCTGCTCCTGGACATGCTGTCGGCGCGGCCGGACCGGGGCGAGCCCGGCACGGCGCAGCTGCGGCTGGGCCTGGGGCGCACCGGCCACTTCCTGGCGGACGTGTCCGTGGAGCACGGCCGCTACCGGGCGCGCATCACGGACATCATCCCCGGGGAGCCGGGCAACCCGCAGGGTGGGGAGTCCGGGGGCGGGTCGGAAGACAACGAGGACTTCACCAACCCGGAGCTGGGCGTTCCTCCGGAACTCGAAGGGGCGGCATTGGACGACAAGGACGGAAGCGATCTGCTCAGCGACCTGCCCCTGCAGGTGGCGGTGGAGCTGGCGCGCGTGCCCATCACGGCCGAACAGGTGGTGGGCCTGCGCACAGGCCAGGTCATCGACCTGCGCCGTGGGGCGGGTGAGCCCGTGGACCTGTCGGTGAACGGCAAGGTGGTGGCCCGGGGCGAGCTCGTGGAGCTGGAGGGCCAGCTCGGGGTGCGCATCATCCACCTGAGCTGA
- a CDS encoding flagellar assembly protein FliH: protein MPPYRLQVLLDMREKAKEEAEQAFSDAVKALAKEEQEQKRLEAELERRRKERKAKVQEYFQQIMAKGAGINGMNMMGRFEQRLKDDEAQVALQIEHQKEVVRTAGRLVEQRRMLMAEAAKELKAIEKNKEKFVKQVKKEREDREELGQEEIGSALFLARQRK, encoded by the coding sequence ATGCCCCCGTACCGGTTGCAGGTGTTGCTGGACATGCGTGAGAAGGCGAAGGAGGAGGCCGAACAGGCCTTCTCGGACGCCGTCAAGGCGCTGGCGAAGGAAGAGCAGGAACAGAAGCGCCTGGAGGCGGAGCTGGAGCGCCGCCGCAAGGAGCGCAAGGCCAAGGTCCAGGAGTACTTCCAGCAGATCATGGCCAAGGGCGCCGGCATCAACGGCATGAACATGATGGGCCGCTTCGAGCAGCGTCTGAAGGACGACGAAGCCCAGGTCGCCCTCCAGATCGAGCACCAGAAGGAGGTCGTCCGGACGGCGGGCCGCCTGGTGGAGCAGCGCCGCATGCTGATGGCCGAGGCCGCCAAGGAGCTCAAGGCCATCGAGAAGAACAAGGAGAAGTTCGTCAAGCAGGTGAAGAAGGAACGCGAGGATCGGGAGGAGTTGGGCCAGGAGGAGATCGGCAGCGCCTTGTTCCTGGCCCGCCAGCGCAAGTAA
- a CDS encoding flagellar biosynthetic protein FliO, which yields MAVLGLSSSRLLLGAALLFASPAVLAQAPAVSTPDASVAAPAPQAPAALAPAKDAAAVQAPAQAPVEAPAASGDSAARAKRHADELDRELGVSEAEGGEAQESLGWVVVRTVALLGAVLAAIYLTLNVGLRRLMGLQGVPVGKASVVSVMERIPLDQRRTLFVLKAADEYLLVGGGEGGVQLVSKLDRDAVERIRAARPPSSPVSLSPFLQKLLSRRTGGTTPPPGV from the coding sequence ATGGCGGTCCTCGGTCTCTCTTCCTCGCGCCTGTTGCTCGGCGCCGCGCTGCTCTTCGCGTCGCCCGCCGTCCTGGCGCAGGCGCCCGCGGTCTCCACGCCTGACGCCTCCGTGGCGGCACCGGCCCCCCAGGCCCCCGCCGCTCTGGCGCCCGCGAAGGACGCGGCCGCCGTACAGGCTCCAGCTCAGGCCCCAGTGGAGGCCCCGGCTGCCTCGGGCGACAGCGCGGCCCGCGCGAAGCGCCACGCGGACGAATTGGACCGCGAGCTGGGCGTCTCCGAGGCCGAAGGCGGAGAAGCGCAGGAGAGCCTGGGCTGGGTGGTGGTGCGCACGGTGGCGCTGCTGGGCGCGGTGCTCGCGGCCATCTACCTCACGCTCAACGTGGGCCTGCGCCGGCTGATGGGCCTGCAGGGCGTGCCCGTGGGCAAGGCGTCGGTGGTGTCGGTGATGGAGCGCATCCCGTTGGATCAACGGCGCACGCTCTTCGTCCTGAAGGCCGCGGACGAGTACCTGCTGGTGGGTGGCGGCGAGGGTGGCGTGCAACTGGTTTCGAAGCTGGACCGCGACGCCGTGGAGCGCATCCGCGCCGCGCGTCCGCCGTCGTCGCCGGTGTCCCTGAGTCCTTTCCTCCAGAAGCTCCTCTCCCGCCGGACCGGTGGCACCACGCCGCCGCCGG
- a CDS encoding flagellar hook-length control protein FliK produces MSRVDDDRDAARLAERMIQERKLAEAKTQKRVQGESVFSKLVQQGQAEQAQPKQAQELKQPLGKQVLARLAQGQGKTFDEKLAQKETAFARPGESTQGAQQSQRNSESQGLSKGGEARKSEVVEEKRSTDVREGDMNKAEGQAGRLSQEKGELKIDVNAGGGKGAGGGGSKEKDDKGAQMAGAGFRFNPALMAPVPVAKPKDTAGSERLRAMANEIAQKIVERVRVGTNAAGNAEFQIDLRGDVLNGLSIKVSAKNGKISAVFSGNDRDTLKMLEEQSDGLRSALGGRGLALENLRFEAKT; encoded by the coding sequence ATGAGCCGAGTTGATGACGATCGTGATGCCGCGCGCTTGGCGGAGCGGATGATCCAGGAGCGCAAGCTCGCGGAGGCGAAGACCCAGAAGCGCGTGCAGGGCGAGTCCGTCTTCTCCAAGCTGGTCCAGCAGGGACAGGCCGAACAGGCCCAGCCCAAGCAGGCGCAGGAGCTGAAGCAGCCCCTGGGCAAGCAGGTGCTGGCGCGCCTGGCGCAGGGACAGGGCAAGACCTTCGACGAGAAGCTGGCCCAGAAGGAGACCGCCTTCGCCAGGCCCGGGGAGTCCACCCAGGGCGCCCAGCAGTCCCAGCGCAACAGCGAGTCGCAGGGCCTGTCCAAGGGCGGCGAGGCCCGCAAGTCGGAGGTCGTGGAGGAGAAGCGCTCCACGGACGTCCGCGAAGGCGACATGAACAAGGCCGAAGGTCAGGCCGGCCGGCTGAGCCAGGAGAAGGGCGAGCTGAAGATCGACGTCAACGCCGGCGGTGGTAAGGGCGCGGGCGGCGGGGGCAGCAAGGAGAAGGACGACAAGGGCGCGCAGATGGCCGGCGCGGGCTTCCGCTTCAACCCCGCGCTGATGGCGCCGGTGCCGGTGGCCAAGCCCAAGGACACCGCGGGCTCCGAGCGGCTGCGCGCCATGGCGAACGAGATCGCCCAGAAGATCGTCGAGCGCGTGCGCGTGGGCACCAACGCCGCGGGCAACGCGGAGTTCCAGATCGACCTGCGCGGTGACGTGCTCAACGGCCTGTCCATCAAGGTCAGCGCGAAGAACGGAAAGATTTCCGCCGTCTTCAGCGGCAACGACCGCGACACCTTGAAGATGCTGGAAGAGCAGAGCGACGGCCTGCGCAGCGCCCTGGGTGGCCGGGGGCTGGCGCTTGAAAATCTGAGGTTCGAGGCGAAGACATGA